The Nicotiana tomentosiformis chromosome 2, ASM39032v3, whole genome shotgun sequence genome includes the window taattaatctttcccaaccccaaattatctttttcaaaattaattcgaagttaatgggtgagtcctagggttagctaatccctttggaaacattaatgaacaagaataattaaagaaataataactcagttcaatataaataaaaatcgttcaatacataagcacaacaagatatttaatctaaattttaaatacgaatattcccataaacaagattcaagtgttggaaaaaatactacacacttagatatacaatacaaagcaagtaaatgaagaaataaacataaatgggtaagaaattctcaaccaaaagcttcaaatcttcaagacccaagtgtgtgtgcaagaactctACCTCCAAAACATGTCTTCTCTAGTTAagagactgaaaaataagccaaagatatcttacaaatgagctaggtcatgtatttgtgggtttggaatggAGAAAATGTGAAATGCCTAAGTTGATCAGGTCTGATGCccgttggccgcacctgcggaagaatccCCTCAAGTGCGGGTCTGCAGAAGCAGATTCCAGCTCGCAGAAGTGACAATGAGTAGACAATTGGAGTTCCGCAGTAGCGGACGATGATGCGCAGAAGCGCATGCGCAAATGCGAACTATTTTGCACATGAGCGCTTTCGTAGATGCGGATAACCTAACATAGATGCGATTCCAGCAGAGGATTGGCTTTTCCATAGATACGGCCCTATACTCGTAgatgcgagctcgtagaagcgaacAGTGTTCCGCATATGCAGAATCACTGAAGGAATTTTTTCTTCTTTAACTAtttttttgctcaattccacttcaattgaCTTCAACTCTCTTCATGActtcatttacctgaaaatctagcaatacacaccataaacaacctcatattataattaaaggacacaaaaattaaagaaaagagactaaaataaatggtaaaatcaacACTCTTCATTGTTAGActtacatggattggggtgacgtgggatcaccccgggtatgtgcatagtaaggttacaccgcgatttgatggctttggaatgactcttggcacattcgaggacgaacgcatgtttaagtgggggagaatgtaatgacccgactgatcgctttgagtatttgcattccgttcagtaGTTGAAGTCTTgcatagcttcatttgatgtattatgacatgtgtgtatcatcagttttggtttttaggtgatccaaaattgatttggaagaatgattctcagctaggagcttcaagttggaagagttgatcaagtttaaattttgagtatttgacctcagatcagagttttgatagttctgttaggtccggatggtgatcttggacttgcggatttgcatttggatatttctagaaggtttcggcactaattggcaaaTGTTAGCAATTTGGAGGTTTGGaatgtttataagtttgaccgagagttgactttgatgatatcaggtttggattgtggttccaggaattaaaatagattcgttatgtcatttgggacttgtgtgcaaaatttgcgtttatttcgagttgatttgataaggttcggtacgagttttggaagttgaaagattcaaagttcattaagttcgatttgaggcatgcttcatgattttgatgctgttatgtgtgatttgaggcctcgagcagatccgtgttatattatgggacttgttggtatgttcggacggggccccgaggttcggatcatttttggTCATGTTGGCAGTTCTGGTGCTCGTTCTTCGCACTTGCGCATATTTGGCCGCAGGTACGGATGCGCTTGTgcaatttctcgcttctgcgaagaggaGGTGTTGTGGTGAGTTCCACTTCTGCAGAGGGGTAAGCGCAGATGCGCAAGCGCTTCTGCGGAGTCGGGACGCTTCTGCGAGAATGGGTGCGACCTGGGTGTCCGCTTCTGCAGTAGGGCAggcgcttctgcggagtcgcagatgcggaagatgctccgcaggtgcggtcttgGTTCTTTAAGTTGTAATCGCAGATGCGACGTTTtggctcgcgaacgcgaggccgcaggtgcggtaattttgtccgcaaatgcgaaaaggtATATATAGAAGCAtatatttcgagggtttgttGATTTATTCACAtcttgagttggggagctcggatttgggaaattttggaggcgattttcaccacatggattggggtaagtattttctactcggtttttattttatttcatgaatctatcagTGTTTATTGCATTTGGATAATGAATttcaaagagaaatttgggggttttgtctaaaggtTCATAAAGtgatttttttgagttttgaacatcgattcagagtcggatttgagtgaaactagtatggttggactcataattgaatgggttattggattttatgagttttgtcgggttctgaggtgcgggcctgggtttgactttttggttgactttggggcttttgattaaaggttcaacctttattgattgggtttgtttcctttggcattatttgatgtacttttggctagtttcgagatGCTCGAAagtcggtacgcgcgggatggcatttctagagtattgtttggcttgctcgatattggattcggcttgttcgaggtaagtaacacttctaaacttggtgctaagggtatgaatccatgAATATATGTGATGAATCCAtgaatatatgtgttatgtgttggtgttgaggtgacgctcatgtgaggtgacgagcgtatgggcgtgcactatgTGAATTAAACTCGGTTGATTCTATGGTAGTTTGTAGTTACCCAAtattgtttctatccatgaaatttctacgtgctacaGTAATTGAGccgtgatccatgttagaaacgaTGTTTAGGcaatatgcttattctgttgggacccactgaggtcatatttgtttgttgagttatttgcttaaattgtaattacatactcagtcatattcattcatttgcatatcatatctcagtttctatTATCATTTATTgctacatcatgtatcattgtttgggctgattggcatatgatttgtgagcccgagagacttgagagattgatgactgagtgaggccgagggcctgattgtgagtgatatttatgggattgggttggacgctgcaacatgccatattggcttatatttagcgcttgggcaggatccgccccttcggagtctgacatATATCAGCAGTGAGCGCAtaccgagtgccgagtgcaagtgctgagtgattgaaaGTGCTGAGTAATTGggaggtgctgagtgattgagagtgttaAGTGATTGGAATGTGCTGAGTAattgagcgtgctgagtgaggttgaatactccgagagcatgagtttatcactatggtgcattacatttgacatgcatacttggcatgtaggtatagagatgcattttctcatgctatacggtattgtgacatttatgacttctcatatacattgacatgtaggcatagagatgtccTTTCCGCATGTTATCTGATAATGGggcatcttatctgttgttgaaagtttttgggaaaaattacagtttttctgacatactcacattttggtgacttcggtaaaagatttagattttactgttatacctgaaaagcatgcctattttccataACTATAAATGAGttaagcatcatatctttgagtattacttgtactatttttattatattgttatgggTTGTTCTTGActgttggtgttggactttgaccgttgtccaagctcgttaatactttcaacctaagattaggtttgttacttattgagtatatggggacggttgtactcatactacacttctgcaccttgcgtgcagattttggagctgatgttgttgtgtatggcggaaGCTggtattgaagatgtacatgcattatgattgtagctgcctcttgtttaaggtagctttagatttacaaaaaattatttatgtacatttcaaacagatgatgtatttatttcatactagcttgtaaactctaaatcataaaagctcatgatttatactaccagtccttggggagttgtaaaacaaattcagttatttcattcttgactcttatcattatcattataatgtggtttattgttaattggcttacctagcgggttgggttaggtgcaatcacgactagttggattttgggtcgtcacaGTTTTTAGCCCAGCGTTTAGTTTGTAATTAAGAAACACAACAATATTACTTCATTAACCTTAAAAATCACTTGTATTCATAAGTGATCTTGTCAGCCAGTGATGCTACAATATTCAGTTTATTACCATGCATACTCTAAACACTTCCACTATATGTCGAGCCCTTATGAAGTGGTCAAGCAATAAAATATGACAAAGTAGGCATCATGCAATCTACGTAGTTCTCTATGAAAAGGATTGACAAATGATTGGAAAAATGTTAACAAATTCAATTGCAGATGCGTTGCTCATTTGTTTCAAGCTCCTAGCTCTTTCACCCTAACAAACAGACTGACTTAGAATTTGGGTCTTGGAACTCAACTTCCCGacatttcttctttgttttgaCATTTTGATATTTTACAAATTTGCTTCATAGTCGTCTATATTGTTTATATATACAAGTGACAGTTTCCTAGGGTTGCCACTTCATGATTAACGAGAAATGTGATGTACGTACAAAGGACCTAGACCTTTTAGTTAGAGCTGACCATTATTAAAGAAATACGAAAAAAGAATATTAATTAGAAGGGAAATAGTCGTATCGTGAGCTTGAAGAAGGTAACCTACATCATACTCATACATGTGCTTTGAGGTTAGACTAATATGGTAttgattctctctctctctctctatgttATCGTTACGGCTTACCACTTTGAATTTCAATTTTCACCGCAAAAATTCATGACTTGGTCGTTCACTTTGTTTACAAGTTAGAGAAGTGAGTTGCATGGAGTCTTGCAAAAAGTAGATGATCGAATATGTTAAAGGAGTCTAGCATTGAGACGTGGAATAGGTCTTCTTATATTATCTTGGATAATTCTATGCTCGTTTTGAGGTTAAATTATGTCCAAGATCTAATTCTTATATAGTATCAAAGTCAGATTCATCTCAATACTTAATTTATCCGATATGAGGCCccatattatattatttatgttcTAGTTGGCAATATTATATTGCTAATACTCCAATTAGCAGGATTAAACGTGCAATTTTTACCCTATAAGCTAGTTAATTAATTTGGGCTTAATTTAGGCTCAAAGTTCTTTACCGATTCTAAAATATAATTGTAGGTGAAGTTATAAAGTCATAAACACATGCTACTACGTCGTCAGATGAAATCAACAATTGTAAATGCTTGCAGAAAGATTGACCAACTCTTGTCAACCGGCTATGAGAATGTGAAGTACACCATACATGTTAATCATTAGTACTCTTTGTAGCAAAGATGCAAACTTAATGTATATAAATACTTTTTCCTTATTGGAGTAATTAAATTATAAATGTAATTTTGACCAAGAAGTAATGAATGAAACCTCATTGTTAATATATGTTAAGAAACAGCCTAGGGAACAAGTTTGAAGATTAAAGCATGCAGCTTGCTTGCATTTGTCACATAGCTTTTCCAATTAATTACTGATTAAAATTGATGGGTTTAAAGTATCTTAgatttatgttttgatgatctaacaaactcaTTGTTAAGAACAAGATAAAGGACATGATGTACACTTGGTATATATCTCTATCAACGGACTCAAGCTAATGTGTGTTGTATGACTTCAGACAGAAAAGAATCAACTCAGGGACCTGATCCCTTTGAGTTTCCCTGACAGCAGTACGAAGTCAACTCTACAGTTGAAAAGTGACTGCCTGTATTGTACATGCTACAGTGCAGAAACAGTGCAGCATTCACTTCCCATTGGGAAGGGCTTTTTTACCAACCAAGTGTTTACATCATCCAAGTGATGTCATCCAAAGGATATTAACAAGAAGCATTACAACAATACATCAATTGAACACTTGTGAAATAATTCAAGCACTCAAGATCTGATAATCAAGCATTGAAGTcacaagtgcatcaagaacaaagtacAACACTACTATGGACCAGTTCCTACAACAAGTCTTTTGTATGTCATTAGTTGAGTTGTATCTTTGTATTAGTTTTTCATTGTAATTCCTACTTTGCTTATTTAGAAGCTTTtactaggaacctccaaaaacCATAAACCCTTAGAGTTTGTGtcgtgactagagttagtcatgagttgaagtctttgtaataggtgtattgcaaagtggcttgtaataggtgTATTACAAGTTAGTAAGGGATTGAGAGTTTAATTCTGagattacaataggttgtaatctaaagattgctcaagtagtgaagttgaaatcctacaagtataggtcgtggttttttatcCCCTTGAGCAGAGATTTTTTCACGTAAAATATcctgtgtcatttacttactggtTCATTAGCTATTTCTGTGGGAACTGGTATAGGACCAGGTCTCTATACAGTTTAGTGGACTCATACATTCTATCAATTGGTACCAGAGTAGGTTCTTTCTAAAAGGTTAACATCTAGAGAGGATCCTCaccatggctgctccaccaaactttgaagaaggacAACCAACCTATAGGCCCCCAAGATTCAACGGCCAATACTATAACTGGTGGAAAACTCGAATGCATGACTTCAAAATGGCATTAGACTCCGAGTTATGGGATGTTATTTGTGATGGTCCATACGTCCCAACAAAGAAGGTAGGAGAACCTGCTGTAATGGTGCCAAAAACCAGGAAAGAGTACAATGATGCCGACAGGAAAGCTGTAGAAAAGAACTTTCGCGCCAAAAAGATTTTGGTGTGTGGCATAGGACCTGATGAATATAATAGGATCTCATCCTGTCAATCCGCCAAGGAGATATGGGAAGCTCTACAAACGGCACATGAGGGAACCACTCAAGTAAAGCAGTCCAAGATCGACATGCTCACCACTGAGTGTGAGCTCTTTAAAATGAAGGATGATGAATCCATTAAAGATATGCATACTCGATTCACTTCCATTATAAATGAGCTACACTCTCTTGGAGAAATCATTCCGAGGAACAAGCTCGTGAGGAAAGTTCTTAGCGTTTTACCCAGCTCCTAGAGTGTAAGGTGAACGCTATTACTGAAGCCAAGGATCTGCAAACACTGACTATGGACGAGCTAGTTGGAAATCTGAAGACCTATGAGATGAAGACAAAGAAGGACAACGAAAGAAAAGAACCAAAGAAGGAGAAAAACCTGGTACTCAAAGCTGAAAACAATGATTCGAGTGAGGAGGATAGTGATATGGCATACCTTACCAGGAGGTTTCAGAAAATGGTTCGAAGGAATGGAGGTATACCAAAGAGAGAAGTTCCAGCAAACTAAATAATTATGACCTCTGTCATAAGTATGGAAAGCCAGGGCATTTCATCAAGGACTATCCTCTTTTGAAGCAAGAACATTTCAAGCATAACTCTGATAAAGcagccaagaggaacccggttcctaaAAAATGCTTCAAAAGAAAAAGCGCAGCTGACAATGTTGTGAAGCAAGCTCTTGCAGCATGGGGAGACTCCTCAAGTAAgtctgaagaagaaaatgatgcagGGGATAGCTCCATGTTGGCAGTTGAAAGTGAAGCAAATGAATATGATTCAATATTCTCCTTGATGGCTCAATCAGATGATGATGAAGACGATGAGGTAAATTTTAGGGATGTTCAGAGAAATCTGAAATCCTATTCTCCTAAAAAACTCATGTCATTGGCTAATGTATTGATTGATGCATATCATAGTATGGTGAGTGATAAGGATGCCTTAACCATATAGTTAGGAGATGCTGAGCAGACTAGAGATGACTTGGTTATTTGTATAGTTGACCTGAAGGAAACCATAGAAAATCTGAAAAATGAAAAGGAGGTTCTAACAAACAAAATTGCTAGTGTAGAACATGAAAGAGATGATTTGATGGTAGTTGTAGTTGACTTGAAAGAAACCACTGAGAACCTTAGTAAAGAAAAGAATGCCTTAGTGGAGAAAGTTGCTATCACTGAGCAAGAAAGAGATGATCTCCTAGTGGTGATTGCAAACCTAGAGGAAACAATTGAGGAACTTAAAGCAGACTCTAGGCCTGGAAATTCTGAAAAAGGAAAGGAAATTGCTAGTGAGGCACATATTAAACTTGAAAATGAGCTGAATATTGTGAAAACTAGTTTATGTGTTGAGCTTGAGAAAAATAGGCAGCTTCAAGCAGAATTGGAAAAAGTAAAAAATGATCTTGAGAAATCTcttaagtggacctggtcctcagATGCTATTACTGCTATGTATTTTAACAATGGTGGAAACAGGCAGGGAATAGGGTTCCAAAGGGAGAAAGTTCCCTATaaccctcatagcaagtacgTCATTGTACCTGATAACTGGCTTTGTACCCACAGTGGGAACAATGGGCATTTCAAGAAAAATTGCTAAGCCAGAGTCCAGTCTGTTCAAAAAAACAAAGTTTTTGCTGAAAAAGTAACTACTATTAGAGGACCAGGTGCTACTCATAAAAAACACATATTGCATGCATGGACTAGAAGAGCTCTCATTCATCCCTTttctcattacaagggacccaaacttgtttgggttcctaaatcTAACCCTTGAATTCCTTGTGCAGGGAACATTGAGAGGAAGCAGTCAACAATGGATCATGGACAGCGGATGCTCTAAGCACATGACTGGAAATACCATGGACTTCCTTTCACTGaaagccctgcaaggagggaatgtatcctttggaaatgggaaaaaGGGGTAAATTCTTGGTGTTGGAAAAATTAGAAAGTCTCTCTCACACTCAATCGAGAACGTGTATTATGTCAATGGTCTGAAGTACAGTCTCTTAAGTGTTTCTCAAATTTGTGATAAGGGAAACAAAGTGGAGTTTTTGTCAAAGATATGCACAATTACTAATTTGGTAACTAGTGAAGTGGTACTTGTGGCCAAAAGATACAAGAACATCTACGTTGCTGATTTCAAGTCCCTACAAAGTGGTGACATGAGCTACCTGAAAGCTATTGATGATGATGCCGAGCTGTGGCACAGAACGCTGGGACATGCAAGCTTCTCTCTTCTGAACAAGCTGATACAGAAGGACCTAGTTCGTGGCTTgccaaattcaaagttcaaagagCACAAGCTTGTGCTAGAGGGAATCATGTGAAATCTTTATTCAAGTCAAAGAAAGATGTTAG containing:
- the LOC117273269 gene encoding uncharacterized protein, whose product is MAAPPNFEEGQPTYRPPRFNGQYYNWWKTRMHDFKMALDSELWDVICDGPYVPTKKVGEPAVMVPKTRKEYNDADRKAVEKNFRAKKILVCGIGPDEYNRISSCQSAKEIWEALQTAHEGTTQVKQSKIDMLTTECELFKMKDDESIKDMHTRFTSIINELHSLGEIIPRNKLVRKVLSVLPSS
- the LOC138905773 gene encoding uncharacterized protein, coding for MDELVGNLKTYEMKTKKDNERKEPKKEKNLVLKAENNDSSEEDSDMAYLTRRFQKMVRRNGGHFIKDYPLLKQEHFKHNSDKAAKRNPVPKKCFKRKSAADNVVKQALAAWGDSSSKSEEENDAGDSSMLAVESEANEYDSIFSLMAQSDDDEDDEVNFRDVQRNLKSYSPKKLMSLANVLIDAYHSMETIENLKNEKEVLTNKIASVEHERDDLMVVVVDLKETTENLSKEKNALVEKVAITEQERDDLLVVIANLEETIEELKADSRPGNSEKGKEIASEAHIKLENELNIVKTSLCVELEKNRQLQAELEKVKNDLEKSLKWTWSSDAITAMYFNNGGNRQGIGFQREKVPYNPHSKYVIGTLRGSSQQWIMDSGCSKHMTGNTMDFLSLKALQGGNVSFGNGKKGLLSVSQICDKGNKVEFLSKICTITNLVTSEVNAGTCKLLSSEQADTEGPSSWLAKFKVQRAQACARGNHVKSLFKSKKDVRTLKPLELLHMDLCGPMRVPSTGGKRYIFVIVDDYSRFTWTLFLRTKDETFEVFVAFVKKIQVKMESKVACIRSDHGTKFDNAKFDEFCSKNSITHNFSALRTPQQNGVVGRKNRTLEDMARTMLIDSGIAKNFWAEAINTACYLVNRCMIRFFLNKTPYELLNGRKPKLTHLRTFGCKCYVLNHGKDQLGKFNAKSDEGIFLGYSSQSKAYKVYNKMTRCVEESFHVIFYESPSSGEKSNKDDQDSEPLLVPREIIDMANGKADMMSQVKETNEGNTTSSTPTQEEPGTQITTTEAEEIVVDAVQSTPQVAERRM